In Glycine max cultivar Williams 82 chromosome 7, Glycine_max_v4.0, whole genome shotgun sequence, a single window of DNA contains:
- the LOC100777135 gene encoding ring finger domain-containing protein: protein MTSSLVKIQGEQVLTNDFQDLSIKDLSEKGTEAEIHKVGSYGSHGGICAICLDKIVLQETALVKGCEHAYCVTCILHWATYREKVTCPQCKHPFEFLNVHRSLDGSIQDYMFEESVCLLLRASWFTPLSVEEHVVHEDAYEDLEDYYQYEDDDDDDDMDEVYYGGSSSLRVIGNRRWGDNGYVRAGRQEARPVHRPNFQDSGASSSSHEPKKKEAGKIITGRRAKRAQKREAADKAAEAKHQQHLVRLGRK from the exons ATGACTTCCTCACTCGTGAAGATCCAAGGCGAACAGGTCCTCACCAACGATTTTCAGGACCTTTCAATCAAAGATCTG AGTGAGAAAGGGACTGAGGCAGAGATTCACAAGGTGGGGTCTTATGGAAGCCATGGGGGaatctgtgctatctgcttggATAAGATAGTGCTGCAGGAAACTGCTCTTGTAAAAGGTTGCGAGCATGCTTACTG TGTAACATGCATCCTTCATTGGGCTACATACCGTGAGAAAGTTACCTGCCCTCAGTGTAAACATCCATTTGAGTTCCTCAATGTCCATCGCTCACTTGATGGCAG CATTCAAGATTACATGTTTGAGGAGAGTGTGTGCCTGCTACTTCGGGCCTCATGGTTCACACCTTTATCTGTTGAAGAACATGTGGTTCATGAAGATGCATATGAAGACCTAGAAGATTATTATCAGTAcgaggatgatgatgatgatgatgatatggaTGAAGTTTACTATGGTGGTTCGTCCAGTCTTCGGGTTATTGGCAACCGTAGATGGGGAGATAATGGTTATGTCAGGGCTGGTCGTCAAGAAGCTCGGCCAGTCCATCGTCCAAACTTTCAGGATTCAGGAGCAAGTTCTTCTTCGCATGAGCCGAAGAAGAAAGAGGCTGGGAAAATTATCACAGGCAGAAGGGCAAAGAGGGCACAGAAAAGGGAAGCTGCTGACAAGGCGGCGGAAGCAAAGCATCAGCAGCATTTAGTAAGGTTGGGTAGGAAgtga
- the LOC100818106 gene encoding uncharacterized protein — MDSFNQSHQTTSFRYNPNSNTMNHADDDAEFSGILDIYVHHARNIHNICMYDNQDVYAKFSLTYNPDETLSTSIINGGGKNPIFNENLRMKITQMDAVLKCEIWMFSRSRNHLEDQHLGFALVQISQVVGKGKVTEDYSLSSTDLFHCPPGTVKLTLSLDTSFSINSTVNPISQSATNSSISSEVVLLDPKISQDMSDPVEYSRIEFPDVSVTKENQKMVSEYFNLESYGSSASRPNSVGLLPFLHLGASPRGDDYEMTVTAPDENHESTSPYESIQKSVFPSSTTTSLSDERNTGDSVEEKNNLRDNTSNSFNVSITVEGCQNSGASPDTPTSKKETGARDEKESKFTSRKEKEINSDRNTEATRFGQVFSAPLGNINMEAEQSAMQQQIVDMYTRSMQQFTESLAKMKLPMDLDKPESEGQGDVVQNHNSNKLETDKKKDGSRVFYGSRAFF, encoded by the coding sequence ATGGATTCGTTCAATCAGAGTCATCAAACTACCAGCTTCAGGTACAATCCAAACTCGAACACAATGAATCATGCAGATGATGACGCTGAGTTCTCAGGGATTCTTGATATCTATGTTCATCATGCTAGGAACATTCACAACATATGCATGTATGATAATCAAGATGTGTATGCTAAGTTCTCTCTAACATACAACCCTGATGAGACTCTCTCCACCAGTATCATAAATGGTGGTGGAAAAAACCCAATATTCAATGAAAACTTGAGGATGAAGATAACCCAGATGGATGCCGTTCTCAAGTGTGAGATTTGGATGTTCAGCAGGTCAAGAAATCACTTGGAAGACCAGCATTTGGGATTTGCTTTGGTCCAAATTTCACAAGTTGTTGGCAAAGGAAAGGTGACAGAAGATTATAGCCTTTCCTCCACTGATCTTTTCCATTGTCCTCCTGGAACTGTCAAATTGACACTGTCTTTGGACacatcattttcaatcaattccaCTGTGAATCCCATATCACAATCAGCTACTAATTCATCCATATCTTCAGAAGTTGTTTTGCTTGATCCAAAAATTTCACAAGATATGTCAGACCCAGTTGAGTATTCTAGAATTGAATTTCCTGATGTTAGTGTGACGAAGGAGAACCAGAAAATGGTTTCTGAGTACTTCAATTTGGAATCTTATGGTTCTTCTGCTTCAAGGCCTAATTCAGTGGGATTGCTACCATTTCTTCACCTTGGTGCTTCTCCTCGAGGTGATGATTATGAAATGACTGTGACTGCACCAGATGAGAATCATGAATCCACTTCTCCATATGAGAGCATTCAGAAATCTGTGTTCCCAAGTTCTACTACTACGAGCTTAAGTGATGAAAGAAACACAGGTGATTCAGTTGAGGAAAAGAACAACTTAAGGGATAACACATCAAATTCTTTCAATGTTTCAATCACAGTTGAAGGTTGTCAGAACTCTGGTGCTAGTCCAGATACCCCAACTTCCAAGAAAGAAACTGGAGCCAGAGATGAAAAGGAATCAAAGTTCACATCAAGGAAGGAAAAGGAGATCAATAGTGATAGAAATACAGAAGCTACAAGATTTGGTCAAGTTTTTTCTGCTCCACTAGGGAACATCAACATGGAGGCTGAGCAATCAGCTATGCAGCAGCAAATAGTTGACATGTACACGCGAAGCATGCAACAATTCACCGAGTCTTTGGCAAAAATGAAACTCCCAATGGACCTTGACAAACCCGAGAGTGAAGGTCAAGGTGATGTGGTTCAAAATCATAACAGCAACAAGTTAGAAACTGATAAGAAAAAGGATGGATCACGTGTGTTTTACGGTAGCCGAGCTTTCTTCTAG